A genomic stretch from Coffea arabica cultivar ET-39 chromosome 10c, Coffea Arabica ET-39 HiFi, whole genome shotgun sequence includes:
- the LOC140015850 gene encoding uncharacterized protein, whose amino-acid sequence MTNILARLVEQQGQASVNQPMDPEIGQDRALERFQMFSPPKFLRGPDPEVAERWLEMMINIFTTLNHTEDRQVNFVVFQFKGPVGAWWNVIQAKWERERTAWTWLNFIREFNEKYLPPIVQEKREDDFIKLHQGTLNVSEYETQFSKLSKFVPKLIAMEQRKVRRFVRGLNVEIQETLAAAQINTFTEVLEKTQRIEIAKAQVVGDKQEVPRREVRPQPLDYLVDIMGNRTT is encoded by the exons atgaccaatatacTTGCTCGACTAGTAGAGCAGCAGGGTCAAGCCTCTGTTAATCAACCCATGGATCCTGAAATAGGACAAGATAGGGCTCTAGAGAGATTTCAAATGTTTTCTCCTCCTAAGTTTCTTAGAGGACCGGATCCAGAGGTAGCTGAGAGGTGGTTAGAGATGATGATCAACATTTTCACTACCTTAAACCATACGGAGGATAGGCAGGTGAATTTTGTTGTATTTCAGTTTAAGGGACCAGTTggagcctggtggaacgtaattcaggctaaatgggagagagagaggactGCATGGACTTGGTTGAACTTCATaagagagtttaatgaaaagtatctgcCACCGATAGTCCAggagaaaagggaggatgattttattaaaCTCCATCAGGGAACCCTCAATGtatctgagtatgagactcagttctctaaactatccaagtttgttCCTAAATTAATAGCAATGGAGCAAAGGAAAGTAAGGAGGTTTGTACGGGGATTAAATGTGGAAATACAAGAGACCTTGGCAGCagcacaaattaatacttttacaGAGGTTCTAGAGAAAACCCAGAGAATAGAAATTGCCAAGGCACAA GTGGTAGGGgacaagcaagaggtgcctcgcagggaggtcagacctcagccTCTCGACTATCTTGTGGATATTATGGGAAATCGAACCACATAG